A stretch of the Actinotalea sp. JY-7876 genome encodes the following:
- a CDS encoding DivIVA domain-containing protein, giving the protein MTRAMFRTAGRLRSGYEPHQVDEFFTRARSAYDGDPKEPMSGADVRRAAFDLVRGGYVTSSVDAALDRLERAFAVRQRQEFVAAHGQQAWMEHLAAQARTLYGRLSRPDGERFAPAARGVQGYRPEDVDELCRRLVDYFDHGQSLTSEELRTATFRPARGAKAYAEGPVDAFVERAVEVLLGVE; this is encoded by the coding sequence ATGACGAGGGCCATGTTCCGGACCGCCGGGAGGCTGCGCTCGGGGTACGAGCCGCACCAGGTCGACGAGTTCTTCACGCGCGCCCGCAGCGCGTACGACGGCGACCCCAAGGAGCCGATGTCGGGAGCCGACGTGCGGCGCGCGGCCTTCGACCTCGTCCGCGGCGGGTACGTGACCTCCTCGGTGGACGCGGCCCTGGACCGCCTGGAGCGGGCCTTCGCGGTGCGCCAGCGCCAGGAGTTCGTCGCCGCCCACGGCCAGCAGGCGTGGATGGAGCACCTCGCCGCCCAGGCCCGCACCCTCTACGGGCGACTCTCGCGGCCCGACGGGGAGCGGTTCGCGCCGGCGGCGCGCGGCGTGCAGGGCTACCGGCCCGAGGACGTCGACGAGCTGTGCCGCCGCCTGGTGGACTACTTCGACCACGGCCAGAGCCTGACGTCCGAGGAGCTCCGCACGGCCACGTTCCGCCCGGCGCGGGGTGCCAAGGCCTACGCGGAGGGGCCGGTCGACGCCTTCGTCGAGCGCGCGGTCGAGGTGCTCCTCGGCGTCGAGTGA
- a CDS encoding gamma-aminobutyraldehyde dehydrogenase has product MSTPTVTVTRLQNFVGGQHVPALGGRTSDVVDPVTEEVYATAPVSDAADVDAALRAAAVAFEGWRDATPAERQLALLRVADAVERRADDFVRAESRNTGKPLALTVTDEVPPCVDQLRFFAGAARMLDGVSAGEYLAGHTSWVRREPIGVVGQVTPWNYPLMMAVWKVAPALAAGNTVVLKPSDTTPVSTLLLAEVAAEFLPPGVLNVVCGDRDTGRALVEHDIPAMVSITGSVRAGTEVAGAAARDLKRVHLELGGKAPVVVFGDADVAAAAAGIASAGFYNAGQDCTAATRVLVHESVHADFVAALAEQARGTRTGRPDEDVAFGPVNNSVQLARVRGFLERLPDHAEVVAGGRRQGDVGWFHEATVVDGLRQDDEAVQDEIFGPVITVQTFRDESEALALANGVRYGLASSVWTKDHATALRMSRALDFGCVWINTHIPFVAEMPHGGFKHSGYGKDLSVYGFEDYTRIKHVMSAFEA; this is encoded by the coding sequence GTGAGCACACCGACCGTGACCGTGACCCGGCTCCAGAACTTCGTCGGCGGACAGCACGTCCCAGCGCTGGGCGGGCGCACGAGCGACGTCGTGGACCCGGTGACCGAGGAGGTCTATGCCACGGCGCCCGTCTCGGACGCGGCCGACGTCGACGCCGCCCTCCGCGCCGCGGCGGTGGCGTTCGAGGGCTGGCGGGACGCCACGCCGGCCGAGCGGCAGCTCGCCCTGCTGCGGGTCGCGGACGCGGTGGAGCGGCGCGCGGACGACTTCGTGCGCGCGGAGTCGCGCAACACCGGCAAACCCCTCGCCCTGACGGTCACCGACGAGGTGCCGCCCTGCGTGGACCAGCTCCGGTTCTTCGCGGGGGCCGCGCGGATGCTCGACGGCGTCAGCGCTGGGGAGTACCTCGCGGGCCACACGTCCTGGGTCCGGCGCGAGCCGATCGGCGTCGTCGGGCAGGTCACGCCGTGGAACTACCCCCTGATGATGGCCGTGTGGAAGGTCGCCCCGGCGCTCGCCGCGGGGAACACCGTCGTGCTCAAGCCGTCCGACACCACGCCGGTGAGCACCCTGCTCCTGGCCGAGGTCGCGGCGGAGTTCCTGCCGCCGGGCGTCCTGAACGTCGTGTGCGGCGACCGTGACACGGGCCGCGCGCTCGTGGAGCACGACATCCCCGCGATGGTCTCGATCACCGGCTCGGTGCGTGCCGGCACCGAGGTGGCGGGCGCCGCGGCGCGCGACCTCAAGCGGGTCCACCTCGAGCTCGGGGGCAAGGCGCCCGTGGTCGTCTTCGGCGACGCCGACGTCGCCGCGGCGGCGGCCGGCATCGCGAGCGCCGGCTTCTACAACGCCGGGCAGGACTGCACGGCCGCGACCCGGGTGCTCGTGCACGAGTCGGTGCACGCCGACTTCGTCGCCGCGCTCGCCGAGCAGGCGCGCGGGACGCGCACGGGGCGCCCGGACGAGGACGTCGCCTTCGGACCCGTGAACAACTCGGTGCAGCTCGCCCGCGTCAGGGGCTTCCTCGAGCGGCTGCCCGACCACGCCGAGGTGGTCGCCGGCGGGCGGCGCCAGGGCGACGTCGGCTGGTTCCACGAGGCGACGGTCGTCGACGGCCTGCGCCAGGACGACGAGGCGGTCCAGGACGAGATCTTCGGTCCGGTCATCACGGTGCAGACGTTCCGCGACGAGTCCGAGGCGCTCGCCCTGGCGAACGGCGTGCGGTACGGCCTGGCGAGCTCGGTCTGGACCAAGGACCACGCGACCGCCCTGCGCATGTCGCGTGCGCTCGACTTCGGCTGCGTGTGGATCAACACCCACATCCCGTTCGTGGCCGAGATGCCGCACGGCGGGTTCAAGCACTCGGGCTACGGCAAGGACCTGTCGGTGTACGGCTTCGAGGACTACACGCGGATCAAGCACGTGATGAGCGCGTTCGAGGCCTGA
- the gabT gene encoding 4-aminobutyrate--2-oxoglutarate transaminase, with protein sequence MGPAAAPDTAWPDLSALHPPDLPQVRRLVTEVPGPRSRELTRRRAAAVAAGVSSALPVYVDRAGGGVVVDVDGNTFVDLASGIAVTSVGNASPGVVSAVARQAADFTHTCFMVAPYEEYVAVCEALARLTPGDHAKRTVLVSSGAEAVENAVKVARRATGRDAVVVLDHAYHGRTNLTMAMTSKAMPYKTGFGPFAGEVYRVPASYPLREPVPVTGEEAAARAVAVLEKQVGADQVACVVVEPVLGEGGFVVPAPGFLPALARWCREHGVLLVADEVQTGFARTGAMFACEHEGVVPDLVAMAKGIAGGLPLGAVTGRAELMDAVHAGGLGGTYGGNPIACAAALATIEAYEAADLPAAARRIGELVTERLRAVASRAPQVAEVRGRGAMLAVELVRPGTLEPDPAEAARVAAACAADGVLVLTCGTYGNVVRLLPPLVIDRALLADALDVLERVLVGEH encoded by the coding sequence ATGGGACCCGCCGCCGCGCCCGACACCGCCTGGCCCGATCTGTCCGCCCTGCACCCGCCGGACCTGCCGCAGGTGCGCCGCCTGGTGACTGAGGTGCCCGGGCCGCGGTCGCGCGAGCTCACGCGCCGGCGCGCCGCGGCCGTCGCGGCCGGCGTGAGCAGCGCCCTGCCGGTCTACGTCGACCGCGCCGGCGGCGGTGTCGTGGTGGACGTCGACGGCAACACGTTCGTGGACCTCGCCTCGGGCATCGCCGTGACGTCCGTCGGCAACGCGTCGCCCGGCGTGGTGAGCGCCGTCGCGCGGCAGGCCGCGGACTTCACCCACACGTGCTTCATGGTCGCGCCCTACGAGGAGTACGTCGCCGTGTGCGAGGCGCTCGCCCGCCTCACGCCGGGTGACCACGCCAAGCGGACCGTCCTGGTGAGCTCGGGCGCCGAGGCGGTCGAGAACGCGGTCAAGGTCGCCCGCCGGGCCACCGGGCGCGACGCCGTCGTCGTGCTCGACCACGCCTACCACGGGCGCACGAACCTCACGATGGCCATGACGTCCAAGGCGATGCCCTACAAGACGGGCTTCGGCCCGTTCGCCGGCGAGGTGTACCGGGTACCCGCCTCCTACCCCCTCCGCGAGCCGGTGCCGGTCACGGGCGAGGAGGCGGCCGCCCGCGCCGTGGCGGTCCTGGAGAAGCAGGTCGGCGCCGACCAGGTGGCCTGCGTCGTCGTCGAGCCCGTCCTGGGCGAGGGCGGGTTCGTCGTGCCGGCGCCGGGCTTCCTGCCCGCCCTCGCGCGCTGGTGCCGCGAGCACGGGGTGCTGCTCGTCGCCGACGAGGTCCAGACCGGGTTCGCGCGGACCGGCGCGATGTTCGCGTGCGAGCACGAGGGCGTCGTGCCGGACCTCGTCGCGATGGCCAAGGGCATCGCGGGCGGCCTGCCGCTCGGGGCCGTGACCGGCCGCGCCGAGCTCATGGACGCCGTCCACGCCGGCGGTCTCGGCGGCACGTACGGCGGCAACCCGATCGCGTGCGCCGCGGCGCTCGCGACGATCGAGGCCTACGAGGCGGCGGACCTGCCCGCCGCGGCCCGGCGGATCGGCGAGCTCGTGACCGAGCGCCTGCGCGCGGTCGCGTCCCGGGCGCCGCAGGTCGCCGAGGTGCGGGGCCGCGGCGCGATGCTGGCCGTCGAGCTCGTCCGGCCCGGGACGCTGGAGCCCGACCCGGCCGAGGCGGCGCGCGTCGCGGCGGCCTGCGCCGCCGACGGCGTCCTGGTCCTGACCTGCGGCACGTACGGCAACGTGGTCCGGCTCCTGCCCCCGCTCGTCATCGACCGCGCGCTGCTCGCGGACGCGCTCGACGTCCTCGAGCGGGTGCTGGTCGGCGAGCACTGA
- the dxr gene encoding 1-deoxy-D-xylulose-5-phosphate reductoisomerase → MRTVTLLGSTGSIGTQAVDVVRRHPDRFQVVGLSAGGSDPRALADQVLTLGVTAVAVADPGAGFRVLEEVTRLAAERGVPAVGLELLTGPDAATTLAGRGADVVLNGITGSVGLGPTLAALEAGSTLALANKESLVVGGALVRAAQRRPDQVVPVDSEHSAIAQCLRSGSRAEVRRLVLTASGGPFRGRSRDELKPVSPQEALAHPTWSMGPVVTINSATLMNKGLELIEAHLLFDVPVDDITVVVHPQSVVHSMVEFVDGSTIAQASPPDMRLPIALGLSWPDRLDPVTPPCDWSAPTAWTFEPLDDEVFPALRLARDAVAASPTHPAVLNAANEECVEAFLAGRIGFLDIVDTVARVVGEHDGRAEPTLADVLDAERWARARTHELLARR, encoded by the coding sequence ATGCGCACCGTGACACTGCTCGGCTCGACCGGATCCATCGGGACGCAGGCGGTCGACGTCGTGCGACGCCACCCGGACCGGTTCCAGGTGGTCGGGCTCAGTGCGGGCGGCAGCGACCCCCGGGCGCTCGCCGACCAGGTGCTGACCCTCGGCGTGACCGCCGTGGCCGTCGCCGACCCGGGGGCGGGGTTCCGCGTGCTCGAGGAGGTCACCCGGCTGGCCGCCGAGCGCGGCGTCCCCGCCGTCGGCCTCGAGCTGCTCACCGGACCCGACGCGGCGACGACCCTCGCGGGCCGCGGTGCCGACGTCGTGCTCAACGGGATCACGGGCTCCGTCGGCCTCGGGCCGACGCTCGCGGCGCTCGAGGCGGGCAGCACGCTCGCGCTCGCCAACAAGGAGTCGCTCGTCGTCGGCGGCGCGCTCGTCCGGGCCGCGCAGCGGCGGCCCGACCAGGTGGTCCCGGTGGACTCCGAGCACTCCGCGATCGCCCAGTGCCTGCGCTCGGGCAGCCGGGCGGAGGTGCGCCGGCTCGTCCTGACGGCGTCGGGCGGGCCGTTCCGCGGTCGCAGCCGCGACGAGCTCAAGCCCGTCTCGCCGCAGGAGGCGCTCGCCCACCCGACCTGGAGCATGGGCCCCGTCGTGACGATCAACTCGGCGACGCTGATGAACAAGGGCCTCGAGCTCATCGAGGCCCACCTGCTCTTCGACGTGCCGGTGGACGACATCACGGTCGTGGTGCACCCGCAGTCGGTGGTCCACTCGATGGTCGAGTTCGTCGACGGCTCGACGATCGCCCAGGCCTCCCCGCCGGACATGCGGCTGCCGATCGCGCTGGGGCTGTCCTGGCCGGACCGGCTGGACCCCGTGACGCCGCCGTGCGACTGGTCGGCGCCCACGGCGTGGACCTTCGAGCCGCTCGACGACGAGGTGTTCCCGGCGCTGCGCCTCGCGCGCGACGCGGTCGCCGCGTCCCCGACGCACCCCGCGGTGCTCAACGCCGCCAACGAGGAGTGCGTCGAGGCGTTCCTGGCCGGGCGCATCGGGTTCCTCGACATCGTCGACACCGTCGCGCGCGTCGTCGGCGAGCACGACGGGCGGGCGGAGCCGACCCTCGCGGACGTCCTCGACGCCGAGCGCTGGGCGCGCGCCCGCACCCACGAGCTGCTCGCCCGGCGCTGA
- a CDS encoding response regulator transcription factor, whose translation MRIVIGEDDALLREGLALLLRAEGVDVVATAADAQELLAAVAEHEPDVAIVDVRMPPTHTDEGIRAAVEARRRRPGLAVLVLSAYVEQAFATDLLVHGGAGLGYLLKERVGRVEEFLAALHRVAGGGTAIDPEVVAQLLTRTRSDPRLDRLSTREREVLAVMAEGLGNSAIAARLFVTEGAVHKHIRSIFAKLDLPPDDEADRRVTAVLRYLEDAQRRV comes from the coding sequence GTGCGGATCGTGATCGGTGAGGACGACGCGCTGCTGCGCGAGGGACTGGCGCTCCTGCTGCGCGCGGAGGGGGTCGACGTCGTCGCGACGGCGGCCGACGCGCAGGAGCTCCTCGCGGCCGTGGCGGAGCACGAGCCCGACGTCGCCATCGTCGACGTCCGCATGCCCCCGACGCACACGGACGAGGGGATCCGCGCCGCGGTCGAGGCGCGCCGCCGCCGCCCGGGCCTCGCGGTGCTCGTCCTGTCGGCGTACGTCGAGCAGGCCTTCGCCACGGACCTGCTGGTCCACGGCGGCGCGGGCCTCGGCTACCTGCTCAAGGAGCGCGTCGGCCGCGTCGAGGAGTTCCTCGCCGCGCTGCACCGCGTGGCCGGCGGGGGCACGGCGATCGACCCCGAGGTCGTCGCCCAGCTCCTGACGCGGACGCGGTCGGACCCGCGGCTGGACCGCCTCAGCACCCGGGAGCGCGAGGTGCTCGCGGTGATGGCCGAGGGGCTGGGCAACAGCGCCATCGCGGCGCGGCTCTTCGTCACGGAGGGAGCCGTGCACAAGCACATCCGCAGCATCTTCGCGAAGCTCGACCTGCCGCCCGACGACGAGGCGGACCGCCGGGTCACCGCGGTCCTGCGCTACCTCGAGGACGCGCAGCGCCGCGTGTGA
- a CDS encoding sensor histidine kinase, producing the protein MDQHARSRGRVARTLDALEDLVGGLATGVLAFLALLWLAATAVLCLVGVGVVLAPSALRGVRAVADRERARLSLTGDALVGPGAVPAGLRAALADRDVRREIAWVALHATVGLGLGLVGITIPFSAVRDVTFPLWWRAVEAEAANGTMTYLRVHDDGDALLVALMGLAWVVAAFVLLPVLARIQAWPGRRLLPAGPGADLALRVVQLTATRAAALDAHVAELRRIERSLHDGTQNRLVAVTVLLGAARRALERDPADAVAILERAQGAAEDALADLRGVARSILPPVLTDRSLADALTGLASSSAVPCALEVDLPVRCAASVEATAYFAVAEALTNVAKHSAARAVTVDVGLAGDRLRVRVRDDGVGGADEGAGSGVAGIRRRAEAHDGVLTLTSPPGGPTTLEVTLPCGS; encoded by the coding sequence ATGGACCAGCACGCCCGCTCGCGCGGCCGGGTCGCCCGGACCCTGGACGCGCTGGAAGACCTCGTCGGCGGGCTCGCGACCGGCGTGCTCGCGTTCCTGGCGCTCCTCTGGCTCGCGGCCACCGCCGTGCTGTGCCTGGTGGGTGTCGGTGTGGTGCTCGCCCCGAGCGCGCTGCGCGGCGTGCGCGCCGTGGCCGACCGCGAGCGTGCGCGGCTGTCGCTCACGGGTGACGCCCTCGTCGGTCCGGGAGCGGTGCCCGCAGGGCTGCGCGCCGCGCTCGCCGACCGGGACGTGCGGCGCGAGATCGCGTGGGTGGCGCTGCACGCGACGGTCGGCCTGGGACTGGGGCTCGTGGGCATCACCATCCCGTTCAGCGCGGTGCGGGACGTCACGTTCCCGCTGTGGTGGCGCGCCGTCGAGGCCGAGGCGGCGAACGGGACCATGACCTACCTCCGGGTGCACGACGACGGTGACGCTCTCCTCGTGGCACTCATGGGCCTGGCGTGGGTGGTCGCCGCGTTCGTGCTGCTGCCCGTGCTCGCGCGGATCCAGGCGTGGCCCGGCCGGCGCCTGCTGCCCGCGGGACCGGGCGCCGACCTCGCGCTGCGCGTCGTGCAGCTCACGGCCACCCGTGCGGCCGCGCTGGACGCGCACGTCGCCGAGCTGCGCCGGATCGAGCGTTCCCTGCACGACGGGACCCAGAACCGGCTGGTCGCCGTCACGGTGCTCCTCGGGGCGGCCCGCCGAGCCCTCGAGCGCGACCCCGCCGACGCCGTCGCGATCCTCGAGCGCGCCCAGGGCGCCGCGGAGGACGCGCTCGCGGACCTGCGGGGCGTCGCCCGGAGCATCCTGCCGCCCGTGCTGACCGACAGGAGCCTCGCGGACGCCCTCACCGGGCTCGCCTCGTCCAGCGCCGTCCCGTGCGCCCTGGAGGTCGACCTGCCGGTGCGGTGCGCGGCCTCGGTCGAGGCGACGGCGTACTTCGCGGTCGCGGAGGCGCTGACGAACGTCGCCAAGCACAGCGCGGCGCGCGCCGTGACCGTCGACGTCGGCCTCGCCGGCGACCGGCTCCGGGTGCGGGTGCGCGACGACGGCGTCGGCGGCGCCGACGAGGGCGCGGGCTCCGGCGTCGCCGGCATCCGGCGCCGCGCTGAGGCGCACGACGGCGTGCTCACGCTGACCAGCCCGCCCGGCGGGCCGACCACCCTGGAGGTGACCCTGCCGTGCGGATCGTGA
- the rlmN gene encoding 23S rRNA (adenine(2503)-C(2))-methyltransferase RlmN — MAAPRRGKPPQHFADLAPEQRGPAVAALGEKPFRAKQLATHYYTHLTSDPADMTDLPQAGRQELVERLFPTLLRPIRTLEADGGTTVKTLWRLYDDVKVESVLMRYPGRSTLCVSSQAGCGMACPFCATGQQGLTRNLSTAEIVEQVRLAARALSRGEIAGGPGRLTNLVFMGMGEPLANYRVVVDAVRRFVAPAPDGFGLSARNVTVSTVGLVPAIDKLAKEGIPVTLALSLHAPDDALRSELVPINTRWTVDEALDAARRYFDATGRRVSIEYALIKDMNDHAWRADLLGEKLTARGKGWVHVNPIPLNPTPGSIWTASERDVEAEFVARLRRHGIPTTVRDTRGSDIDGACGQLAAEEVS, encoded by the coding sequence ATGGCCGCGCCGCGCCGCGGCAAGCCGCCGCAGCACTTCGCCGACCTCGCACCCGAGCAGCGTGGGCCTGCCGTCGCCGCGCTCGGCGAGAAGCCGTTCCGGGCCAAGCAGCTCGCGACGCACTACTACACGCACCTGACGAGCGACCCCGCGGACATGACGGACCTGCCGCAGGCGGGCCGCCAGGAGCTCGTCGAGCGCCTGTTCCCGACCCTGCTGCGGCCCATCCGCACCCTCGAGGCGGACGGCGGCACGACGGTCAAGACGCTGTGGCGCCTGTACGACGACGTCAAGGTCGAGTCCGTCCTCATGCGCTACCCCGGGCGCTCCACGCTGTGCGTCTCGAGCCAGGCGGGGTGCGGCATGGCGTGCCCGTTCTGCGCGACCGGGCAGCAGGGCCTGACCCGCAACCTCTCGACGGCGGAGATCGTCGAGCAGGTCCGGCTCGCCGCCCGGGCGCTGAGCCGCGGCGAGATCGCCGGCGGCCCCGGGCGCCTGACGAACCTGGTGTTCATGGGCATGGGGGAGCCCCTGGCGAACTACCGCGTCGTGGTGGACGCGGTGCGGCGGTTCGTCGCGCCCGCCCCGGACGGCTTCGGGCTCTCGGCGCGCAACGTGACCGTCTCGACCGTCGGGCTCGTGCCGGCGATCGACAAGCTCGCCAAGGAGGGCATCCCGGTCACGCTCGCCCTGTCGCTCCACGCCCCGGACGACGCGCTGCGCAGCGAGCTGGTGCCCATCAACACGCGCTGGACGGTCGACGAGGCGCTCGACGCCGCGCGCCGGTACTTCGACGCGACCGGCCGGCGGGTGAGCATCGAGTACGCCCTGATCAAGGACATGAACGACCACGCCTGGCGCGCCGACCTGCTGGGGGAGAAGCTCACGGCCCGCGGCAAGGGCTGGGTGCACGTCAACCCCATCCCGCTCAACCCGACGCCGGGCTCGATCTGGACGGCCAGCGAGCGCGACGTCGAGGCGGAGTTCGTGGCGCGTCTGCGCCGGCACGGCATCCCCACGACGGTGCGGGACACACGCGGTAGCGACATCGACGGGGCGTGCGGTCAGCTCGCCGCCGAGGAGGTCTCATGA
- a CDS encoding diguanylate cyclase, with amino-acid sequence MTSPRASAGAEHAPDLGAVVRGNLQQQSRYVIAIAIAIGIPTMVVVALTAPEPDPVVRYGYPPVIAYLLVYAWVLVRRPAMAVPFSRITLVLFELAWITTMAAGLARASDLDAAWAALFPLFFLSMVIFLIVGYLFFSARQGAVHAGAVVLAVFAAGSAGALAADDGARLVPHVLRYCIYLAVIAVLLLVLSQAKTRLALALVAAQQARAEVSEMRDMAYLDALTGVANRRRLVEELSFRSSRVGPGYPVALVYFDLDRFKSINDDHGHAVGDDVLRRVASLASGVAGRDAVVGRLGGEEFVVVAPGATHADALDLAERLRQSLPREVGADLGVPVTASFGVSMLRPGESASVALARADELMYDAKAGGRDRVVGGAMA; translated from the coding sequence ATGACCTCCCCCCGGGCGAGTGCCGGGGCGGAGCACGCCCCCGACCTCGGTGCGGTGGTGCGCGGGAACCTGCAGCAGCAGAGCCGCTACGTCATCGCGATCGCGATCGCGATCGGGATCCCGACGATGGTGGTCGTCGCGCTCACCGCGCCGGAGCCGGACCCCGTGGTCCGCTACGGCTACCCGCCGGTCATCGCCTACCTGCTCGTGTACGCCTGGGTCCTGGTGCGCCGCCCCGCGATGGCGGTCCCGTTCTCGCGCATCACGCTCGTGCTCTTCGAGCTGGCCTGGATCACGACCATGGCCGCGGGCCTCGCCCGCGCGTCGGACCTCGACGCCGCCTGGGCGGCGCTCTTCCCGCTGTTCTTCCTCAGCATGGTCATCTTCCTGATCGTGGGCTACCTGTTCTTCTCGGCCCGCCAGGGCGCGGTGCATGCCGGGGCGGTCGTGCTGGCCGTGTTCGCCGCGGGGTCCGCCGGTGCGCTCGCGGCCGACGACGGTGCCCGCCTGGTCCCGCACGTGCTGCGCTACTGCATCTACCTGGCCGTGATCGCCGTGCTGCTCCTGGTGCTGTCCCAGGCCAAGACCCGGCTCGCGCTCGCCCTCGTCGCGGCGCAGCAGGCGCGCGCCGAGGTCAGCGAGATGCGGGACATGGCCTACCTCGACGCGCTCACCGGCGTCGCGAACCGTCGTCGGCTCGTGGAGGAGCTGTCCTTCCGGTCCTCGCGCGTCGGCCCCGGGTACCCCGTCGCGCTCGTCTACTTCGACCTCGACAGGTTCAAGTCCATCAACGACGACCACGGCCACGCGGTGGGCGACGACGTCCTGCGCCGGGTCGCGAGCCTGGCGAGCGGCGTGGCCGGGCGCGACGCCGTCGTCGGGCGCCTGGGCGGCGAGGAGTTCGTCGTCGTCGCGCCGGGGGCCACCCACGCCGACGCCCTCGACCTCGCCGAGAGGCTGCGCCAGTCGTTGCCGCGCGAGGTCGGCGCGGACCTCGGCGTGCCCGTGACCGCCAGCTTCGGCGTCTCGATGCTGCGGCCGGGGGAGAGCGCCTCCGTCGCGCTCGCCCGGGCCGACGAGCTCATGTACGACGCGAAGGCCGGCGGCCGGGACCGCGTCGTCGGCGGGGCGATGGCCTGA
- a CDS encoding RIP metalloprotease has product MEYVIGLVVLLVGLLVSIALHEVGHLVPAKRFGVRVPTYMVGFGPTLWSRRRGETEYGLKAIPLGGYVRLVGMFPPADVVGAKPRPGRIGELVTAVREQSAEEVLPGEEHRAFYRLSTPKKLVVMLGGPVMNFLIAAVVLTVAYAGIGLPGLTTTVGVVGDCVRPIDQEECAPGDPAVPAAQAGLEEGDVLVSLDGQPLASWQDFQDAVRGTDGSPVPLVVERDGRETTLELTPVLAERPVVDEVTGEVVTDEAGDVVTHEVRYVGLSPTVDLVREPLSAVPARIGEVFTGTAEVVLTLPARVWDVVLAVTGVQERDQTSIVGPVGVGRLAGEVTAADADPLWQVSTLLSIVGSLNMALFVFNLIPLLPLDGGHVAGALWEGGKRQVARLRGLPRPAPADVARMMPVAYGVFALLAVMGVLLVYADLVVPVTLG; this is encoded by the coding sequence ATGGAGTACGTGATCGGTCTGGTCGTGCTGCTCGTCGGGCTCCTGGTCTCGATCGCGCTGCACGAGGTCGGGCACCTGGTGCCCGCCAAGCGCTTCGGCGTCCGCGTGCCCACCTACATGGTCGGCTTCGGCCCGACCCTGTGGTCCCGGCGCCGCGGCGAGACCGAGTACGGGCTCAAGGCGATCCCGCTCGGTGGGTACGTCCGGCTCGTCGGCATGTTCCCCCCGGCCGACGTCGTGGGTGCCAAGCCCCGCCCCGGCCGCATCGGCGAGCTCGTCACCGCGGTGCGCGAGCAGAGCGCCGAGGAGGTGCTGCCGGGCGAGGAGCACCGGGCCTTCTACCGGCTGAGCACGCCCAAGAAGCTCGTGGTCATGCTCGGCGGACCGGTGATGAACTTCCTCATCGCGGCCGTCGTCCTGACCGTCGCGTACGCCGGCATCGGCCTCCCCGGCCTGACCACGACCGTGGGCGTCGTCGGCGACTGCGTGCGACCGATCGATCAGGAGGAGTGCGCGCCGGGGGACCCGGCCGTCCCCGCGGCCCAGGCCGGCCTCGAGGAGGGCGACGTCCTCGTCTCCCTCGACGGGCAGCCCCTCGCGTCGTGGCAGGACTTCCAGGACGCGGTGCGCGGGACCGACGGCTCGCCCGTGCCGCTCGTCGTCGAGCGCGACGGGCGCGAGACGACGCTCGAGCTGACCCCCGTGCTGGCCGAGCGGCCGGTCGTCGACGAGGTCACGGGCGAGGTGGTGACCGACGAGGCCGGCGACGTCGTGACGCACGAGGTCCGCTACGTGGGGCTGAGCCCGACCGTCGACCTCGTGCGCGAGCCGCTCAGCGCGGTGCCGGCACGGATCGGCGAGGTGTTCACCGGCACGGCCGAGGTGGTGCTGACCCTGCCCGCGCGGGTGTGGGACGTGGTGCTCGCCGTGACCGGCGTGCAGGAGCGGGACCAGACGTCGATCGTCGGCCCGGTGGGCGTCGGTCGCCTCGCGGGCGAGGTGACGGCCGCGGACGCCGACCCGCTGTGGCAGGTCTCGACGCTGCTGTCGATCGTCGGCTCGCTCAACATGGCGCTGTTCGTGTTCAACCTCATCCCGCTGCTGCCGCTCGACGGCGGGCACGTCGCGGGCGCCCTGTGGGAGGGCGGCAAGCGGCAGGTCGCCCGCCTGCGCGGGCTGCCCCGCCCGGCGCCGGCCGACGTCGCCCGGATGATGCCCGTCGCGTACGGCGTCTTCGCGCTGCTCGCCGTCATGGGCGTGCTCCTGGTCTACGCCGACCTCGTGGTGCCGGTCACGCTCGGCTGA